A window of Ictidomys tridecemlineatus isolate mIctTri1 chromosome 1, mIctTri1.hap1, whole genome shotgun sequence contains these coding sequences:
- the Pkd2l1 gene encoding polycystin-2-like protein 1 isoform X1: protein MNAMESPEGQEIQKLGNRAWDNPAYSGPPSPHGTLRICTISSVGLPRAQPKKPEDGPQEKTQGALVSSCCLHICHRIRGLWGTTLTENTAENRELYVKTTLRELLVYTVFLLDICLLTYGMTSSSAYYYTKVMSDLFLHTPSATGVSFQDISSMADFWDFAQGPLLDSLYWTKWYNNQSLGHGSHSFIYYENLLLGVPRLRQLRVRNDSCVVHEDFLDDILSCYDVYSPDKEEQLPFGLLNGTAWTYHSQEELGGSSHWGRLTTYSGGGYYLDLPVSRQASAEALRNLQEGLWLDRGTRVVFIDFSVYNANINLFCVLRLVVEFPATGGAIPSWQIRTVKLIRYVSNWDFFIVGCEIIFCIFILYYVVEEILELHMHRLHYLSSIWNVLDLVVILLSIMAMGFHMFRTLEVNRLMGKLLQQPNTYADFEFLAFWQTQYNNMNAVNLFFAWIKIFKYISFNKTMTQLSSTLARCAKDILGFAVMFFIVFFAYAQLGYLLFGTQVENFSTFIKCIFTQFRIILGDFDYNAINNANRILGPAYFVTYVFFVFFVLLNMFLAIINDTYSEVKEELAGQKDELQLSDLLKQSYNKTLLRLHLKKERVSDVQKVLQGGEQEIQFEDFTKTLMELGHAEHEITELTAAFARFDQDGNHILDEKEQEQMRQDLEEERVALSAEIENLGQATVQSPMSKLGPEAARAEGWVCGEEFYLLTRRVLQLETVLEGVVSQVDAVGSKLKMLEKKGCLTSSPAVEDQAIWEHLQLASAVTPAP, encoded by the exons ATGAATGCCATGGAAAGTCCTGAAGGGCAGGAGATACAGAAGCTGGGGAACAGAGCTTGGGACAACCCTGCTTACAGTGGTCCCCCTTCTCCACATGGGACGCTGAGAATCTGCACCATCTCCAGTGTGGGGCTCCCACGGGCACAACCCAAGAAGCCTGAAGATGGACCCCAAGAGAAGACACAAGGGGCCCTGGTGTCCAGCTGCTGTCTCCATATCTGTCACAGAATCAGAG GACTCTGGGGAACAACCCTGACTGAGAACACGGCGGAGAACCGAGAACTGTATGTCAAGACCACCCTGCGGGAGCTTCTGGTGTACACAGTGTTCCTGCTGGACATCTGTCTGT TGACCTATGGGATGACAAGCTCCAGTGCCTATTACTACACCAAAGTGATGTCTGATCTCTTCCTACATACCCCGTCAGCTACTGGCGTCTCCTTCCAGGACATCAGCAGCATGGCAGACTTCTGGGAT TTTGCCCAGGGCCCACTCCTCGACAGTCTGTACTGGACCAAGTGGTACAACAACCAGAGCCTGGGCCACGGTTCGCACTCCTTCATCTACTATGAGAACCTGCTCCTGGGGGTCCCAAGGCTGCGGCAGCTGCGGGTCCGCAATGATTCCTGTGTGGTGCATGAGGACTTCCTTGACGACATTTTGAGCTGCTATGATGTCTACTCTCCAGACAAAGAAGAGCAACTCCCCTTTGGGCTCCTCAATGGCACAGC GTGGACATACCACTCCCAGGAGGAGTTGGGGGGCTCCTCCCACTGGGGGAGGCTCACAACCTACAGCGGAGGTGGCTACTACTTGGACCTTCCAGTGTCTCGACAGGCTAGTGCAGAGGCACTTCGGAACCTTCAGGAGGGGCTGTGGCTGGACAGAGGCACTCGGGTGGTCTTCATTGACTTCTCTGTCTACAATGCCAACATCAATCTTTTCTGTGTTCTGAG ACTAGTGGTAGAGTTCCCAGCCACAGGAGGTGCCATTCCATCCTGGCAAATTCGCACAGTTAAGCTGATTCGCTATGTGAGCAACTGGGACTTCTTCATCGTTGGCTGTGAGATCATCTTCTGCATCTTCATCTTATACTATGTGGTGGAGGAGATCCTGGAGCTCCACATGCACCGGCTTCACTACCTCAGCAGCATCTGGAATGTACTGGACCTTGTGGTCATTTTG CTTTCCATTATGGCCATGGGTTTCCACATGTTCCGAACCCTGGAGGTGAATCGGCTGATGGGTAAGCTCCTGCAGCAGCCAAACACATATGCTGACTTTGAGTTCCTGGCCTTCTGGCAGACACAGTACAACAACATGAATGCTGTCAATCTTTTCTTTGCTTGGATCAAG ATATTCAAGTACATCAGCTTCAACAAAACCATGACCCAGCTCTCATCTACACTAGCCCGTTGTGCCAAGGACATCCTGGGCTTTGCCGTCATgttcttcattgttttctttgcttatgCCCAGCTTGGCTACCTGCTTTTTGGGACTCAAGTGGAAAACTTTAGCACTTTCATCAAGTGCAT TTTCACTCAGTTTCGGATAATTCTTGGGGACTTTGACTACAATGCTATCAACAATGCCAACCGCATCCTGGGCCCTGCCTACTTTGTCACCTACGTCTTCTTCGTCTTCTTTGTGCTCTT GAACATGTTCCTAGCTATCATCAATGACACATACTCAGAGGTCAAGGAGGAGTTGGCTGGACAGAAGGATGAGTTGCAACTTTCTGACCTCCTAAAACAG AGCTACAACAAGACCCTCCTACGGCTGCATCTGAAGAAGGAACGGGTTTCCGATGTACAGAAGGTTCTGCAGGGTGGAGAGCAGGAGATCCAGTTTGAGGATTTCACCAAAACCTTGATGGA GCTGGGGCATGCAGAGCATGAGATCACTGAGCTCACAGCTGCCTTCGCCAGGTTCGACCAGGATGGGAATCACATTCTGGATGAGAAGGAGCAGGAACAAATGCGACaggacctggaggaggagaga GTGGCCCTCAGTGCTGAGATTGAAAACCTGGGTCAGGCAACTGTGCAGAGCCCAATGAGCAAGTTGGGCCCAGAGGCTGCCAGAGCAGAAGGCTGGGTTTGCGGAGAAGAATTCTACTT GCTCACAAGGAGAGTTCTGCAGCTGGAGACTGTTCTGGAGGGAGTTGTGTCTCAGGTTGATGCTGTAGGCTCAAAGCTGAAGATGCTGGAGAAGAAGGGGTGTCTGACTTCCTCCCCAGCAGTG GAGGATCAAGCAATTTGGGAACACCTGCAGCTAGCTTCAGCTGTGACTCCAGCCCCATAG
- the Pkd2l1 gene encoding polycystin-2-like protein 1 isoform X2: MDPKRRHKGPWCPAAVSISVTESEVLGLWGTTLTENTAENRELYVKTTLRELLVYTVFLLDICLLTYGMTSSSAYYYTKVMSDLFLHTPSATGVSFQDISSMADFWDFAQGPLLDSLYWTKWYNNQSLGHGSHSFIYYENLLLGVPRLRQLRVRNDSCVVHEDFLDDILSCYDVYSPDKEEQLPFGLLNGTAWTYHSQEELGGSSHWGRLTTYSGGGYYLDLPVSRQASAEALRNLQEGLWLDRGTRVVFIDFSVYNANINLFCVLRLVVEFPATGGAIPSWQIRTVKLIRYVSNWDFFIVGCEIIFCIFILYYVVEEILELHMHRLHYLSSIWNVLDLVVILLSIMAMGFHMFRTLEVNRLMGKLLQQPNTYADFEFLAFWQTQYNNMNAVNLFFAWIKIFKYISFNKTMTQLSSTLARCAKDILGFAVMFFIVFFAYAQLGYLLFGTQVENFSTFIKCIFTQFRIILGDFDYNAINNANRILGPAYFVTYVFFVFFVLLNMFLAIINDTYSEVKEELAGQKDELQLSDLLKQSYNKTLLRLHLKKERVSDVQKVLQGGEQEIQFEDFTKTLMELGHAEHEITELTAAFARFDQDGNHILDEKEQEQMRQDLEEERVALSAEIENLGQATVQSPMSKLGPEAARAEGWVCGEEFYLLTRRVLQLETVLEGVVSQVDAVGSKLKMLEKKGCLTSSPAVEDQAIWEHLQLASAVTPAP; the protein is encoded by the exons ATGGACCCCAAGAGAAGACACAAGGGGCCCTGGTGTCCAGCTGCTGTCTCCATATCTGTCACAGAATCAGAGGTACTGG GACTCTGGGGAACAACCCTGACTGAGAACACGGCGGAGAACCGAGAACTGTATGTCAAGACCACCCTGCGGGAGCTTCTGGTGTACACAGTGTTCCTGCTGGACATCTGTCTGT TGACCTATGGGATGACAAGCTCCAGTGCCTATTACTACACCAAAGTGATGTCTGATCTCTTCCTACATACCCCGTCAGCTACTGGCGTCTCCTTCCAGGACATCAGCAGCATGGCAGACTTCTGGGAT TTTGCCCAGGGCCCACTCCTCGACAGTCTGTACTGGACCAAGTGGTACAACAACCAGAGCCTGGGCCACGGTTCGCACTCCTTCATCTACTATGAGAACCTGCTCCTGGGGGTCCCAAGGCTGCGGCAGCTGCGGGTCCGCAATGATTCCTGTGTGGTGCATGAGGACTTCCTTGACGACATTTTGAGCTGCTATGATGTCTACTCTCCAGACAAAGAAGAGCAACTCCCCTTTGGGCTCCTCAATGGCACAGC GTGGACATACCACTCCCAGGAGGAGTTGGGGGGCTCCTCCCACTGGGGGAGGCTCACAACCTACAGCGGAGGTGGCTACTACTTGGACCTTCCAGTGTCTCGACAGGCTAGTGCAGAGGCACTTCGGAACCTTCAGGAGGGGCTGTGGCTGGACAGAGGCACTCGGGTGGTCTTCATTGACTTCTCTGTCTACAATGCCAACATCAATCTTTTCTGTGTTCTGAG ACTAGTGGTAGAGTTCCCAGCCACAGGAGGTGCCATTCCATCCTGGCAAATTCGCACAGTTAAGCTGATTCGCTATGTGAGCAACTGGGACTTCTTCATCGTTGGCTGTGAGATCATCTTCTGCATCTTCATCTTATACTATGTGGTGGAGGAGATCCTGGAGCTCCACATGCACCGGCTTCACTACCTCAGCAGCATCTGGAATGTACTGGACCTTGTGGTCATTTTG CTTTCCATTATGGCCATGGGTTTCCACATGTTCCGAACCCTGGAGGTGAATCGGCTGATGGGTAAGCTCCTGCAGCAGCCAAACACATATGCTGACTTTGAGTTCCTGGCCTTCTGGCAGACACAGTACAACAACATGAATGCTGTCAATCTTTTCTTTGCTTGGATCAAG ATATTCAAGTACATCAGCTTCAACAAAACCATGACCCAGCTCTCATCTACACTAGCCCGTTGTGCCAAGGACATCCTGGGCTTTGCCGTCATgttcttcattgttttctttgcttatgCCCAGCTTGGCTACCTGCTTTTTGGGACTCAAGTGGAAAACTTTAGCACTTTCATCAAGTGCAT TTTCACTCAGTTTCGGATAATTCTTGGGGACTTTGACTACAATGCTATCAACAATGCCAACCGCATCCTGGGCCCTGCCTACTTTGTCACCTACGTCTTCTTCGTCTTCTTTGTGCTCTT GAACATGTTCCTAGCTATCATCAATGACACATACTCAGAGGTCAAGGAGGAGTTGGCTGGACAGAAGGATGAGTTGCAACTTTCTGACCTCCTAAAACAG AGCTACAACAAGACCCTCCTACGGCTGCATCTGAAGAAGGAACGGGTTTCCGATGTACAGAAGGTTCTGCAGGGTGGAGAGCAGGAGATCCAGTTTGAGGATTTCACCAAAACCTTGATGGA GCTGGGGCATGCAGAGCATGAGATCACTGAGCTCACAGCTGCCTTCGCCAGGTTCGACCAGGATGGGAATCACATTCTGGATGAGAAGGAGCAGGAACAAATGCGACaggacctggaggaggagaga GTGGCCCTCAGTGCTGAGATTGAAAACCTGGGTCAGGCAACTGTGCAGAGCCCAATGAGCAAGTTGGGCCCAGAGGCTGCCAGAGCAGAAGGCTGGGTTTGCGGAGAAGAATTCTACTT GCTCACAAGGAGAGTTCTGCAGCTGGAGACTGTTCTGGAGGGAGTTGTGTCTCAGGTTGATGCTGTAGGCTCAAAGCTGAAGATGCTGGAGAAGAAGGGGTGTCTGACTTCCTCCCCAGCAGTG GAGGATCAAGCAATTTGGGAACACCTGCAGCTAGCTTCAGCTGTGACTCCAGCCCCATAG
- the Bloc1s2 gene encoding biogenesis of lysosome-related organelles complex 1 subunit 2 isoform X1: MAAAAEAVTAPRREEPTRDDAAVETAEEAKEPAEADITELCRDMFSKMATYLTGELTATSEDYKLLENMNKLTSLKYLEMKDIAINISRNLKDLNQKYAGLQPYLDQINVIEEQVAALEQAAYKLDAYSKKLEAKYKKLEKR; this comes from the exons ATGGCGGCGGCGGCTGAGGCTGTCACAGCGCCGAGACGCGAGGAGCCCACTCGAG ACGATGCCGCCGTGGAGACAGCTGAGGAAGCAAAGGAGCCCGCCGAGGCTGACATCACCGAGCTTTGCCGGGACATGTTCTCCAAAATGGCCACTTACCTGACTGGAGAACTGACGG ccaCCAGTGAAGACTATAAACTcctggaaaatatgaataaactAACCAGCTTGAAGTATCTTGAAATGAAAGatattgctataaacattagtaGAAACTTAAAGGACTTAAACCAGAAGT ATGCTGGACTACAGCCTTATCTGGATCAGATCAATGTAATTGAGGAGCAAGTAGCAGCTCTTGAGCAGGCAGCCTACAAGCTGGATGCATATTCAAAAAAACTGg
- the Bloc1s2 gene encoding biogenesis of lysosome-related organelles complex 1 subunit 2 isoform X2: METVPGVDGNEVSDDAAVETAEEAKEPAEADITELCRDMFSKMATYLTGELTATSEDYKLLENMNKLTSLKYLEMKDIAINISRNLKDLNQKYAGLQPYLDQINVIEEQVAALEQAAYKLDAYSKKLEAKYKKLEKR, encoded by the exons ATGGAAACAGTACCCGGCGTAGATGGAAATGAAGTGTCCG ACGATGCCGCCGTGGAGACAGCTGAGGAAGCAAAGGAGCCCGCCGAGGCTGACATCACCGAGCTTTGCCGGGACATGTTCTCCAAAATGGCCACTTACCTGACTGGAGAACTGACGG ccaCCAGTGAAGACTATAAACTcctggaaaatatgaataaactAACCAGCTTGAAGTATCTTGAAATGAAAGatattgctataaacattagtaGAAACTTAAAGGACTTAAACCAGAAGT ATGCTGGACTACAGCCTTATCTGGATCAGATCAATGTAATTGAGGAGCAAGTAGCAGCTCTTGAGCAGGCAGCCTACAAGCTGGATGCATATTCAAAAAAACTGg